The proteins below are encoded in one region of Casimicrobium huifangae:
- the narH gene encoding nitrate reductase subunit beta codes for MKIRAQIGMVLNLDKCIGCHTCSVTCKNVWTSRPGVEYAWFNNVETKPGIGYPKEWENQDKWNGGWVRKSDGSIEPRQGGKWKLLMRIFANPNLPQIDDYYEPFTFDYEHLHNAPEMKTAPTARPRSLITGKRMEKIEWGPNWEEILGGEFSKRSVDKNFDDVQKDIYGQFENTFMMYLPRLCEHCLNPACVASCPSGSIYKREEDGIVLIDQDKCRGWRMCVSGCPYKKIYYNWQTGKAEKCIFCYPRIEAGQPTVCSETCVGRIRYLGVLLYDADRIEQAASTEHDRDLYQAQLDIFLDPSDPKVIAQARADGIPDAWLEAARRSPVYKMAVDWKVALPLHPEYRTLPMVWYVPPLSPITAAANAGHVGTNGEIPDVNQLRIPVKYLANLLTAGDTQPVVRALERMLAMRAYQRGKHVEGVTNIKALQQVNLTEADVAEMYHVMAIANYEDRFVIPTTHREYAENAFDVRGGCGFSFGNGCSDGASSASLFGGSKRRTIPIKVEV; via the coding sequence ATGAAAATTCGTGCACAAATCGGCATGGTGCTGAATCTCGATAAATGCATCGGCTGCCACACCTGCTCGGTCACCTGCAAGAACGTCTGGACAAGCCGTCCTGGCGTCGAGTACGCCTGGTTCAACAACGTTGAGACCAAACCCGGCATCGGCTATCCGAAAGAGTGGGAGAACCAGGACAAATGGAACGGTGGCTGGGTCCGCAAGAGTGACGGTTCAATCGAACCACGTCAGGGGGGCAAGTGGAAGCTCCTGATGCGGATTTTTGCGAATCCGAATCTGCCGCAGATTGACGACTACTACGAGCCCTTCACCTTTGACTACGAGCACCTGCACAACGCGCCCGAAATGAAGACGGCACCCACTGCGCGCCCGCGCAGCCTGATCACGGGCAAGCGCATGGAAAAGATCGAGTGGGGCCCGAACTGGGAAGAAATCCTTGGCGGTGAATTCAGCAAGCGCAGCGTCGACAAAAACTTCGACGACGTGCAAAAGGACATCTACGGGCAGTTCGAAAACACCTTCATGATGTATCTGCCGCGGCTGTGCGAGCACTGTCTGAATCCGGCGTGCGTGGCCAGTTGTCCGTCCGGGTCGATCTACAAGCGCGAGGAAGACGGCATCGTGCTGATTGACCAGGACAAATGCCGCGGCTGGCGGATGTGTGTGTCCGGCTGCCCGTACAAGAAGATTTACTACAACTGGCAGACTGGCAAGGCCGAGAAGTGCATCTTCTGCTACCCGCGCATCGAAGCGGGTCAGCCAACGGTTTGCTCCGAAACCTGTGTCGGCCGCATCCGCTACCTGGGCGTACTGCTGTACGACGCCGACCGTATCGAGCAGGCAGCAAGCACCGAACACGACCGCGATCTCTATCAGGCGCAGCTGGACATCTTCCTTGACCCCAGCGACCCGAAGGTGATCGCTCAGGCTCGTGCTGATGGCATCCCGGATGCATGGCTGGAGGCGGCGCGCAGGAGTCCGGTCTACAAGATGGCGGTTGACTGGAAGGTGGCGTTGCCGCTGCACCCGGAATACCGCACGCTGCCAATGGTCTGGTACGTCCCGCCACTGTCGCCGATTACGGCAGCAGCGAATGCTGGTCACGTGGGCACCAATGGCGAGATCCCTGACGTCAACCAGTTGCGCATTCCGGTGAAGTACCTGGCGAATCTGTTGACCGCCGGTGACACCCAGCCGGTGGTGCGTGCGCTTGAGCGGATGCTGGCGATGCGCGCCTATCAGCGCGGCAAGCATGTCGAGGGCGTGACCAATATCAAGGCACTGCAGCAGGTCAACCTGACCGAAGCCGATGTGGCCGAGATGTATCACGTCATGGCGATTGCCAACTACGAGGATCGCTTCGTGATTCCGACCACCCATCGTGAGTATGCGGAAAACGCGTTCGATGTTCGCGGTGGTTGCGGCTTTTCGTTTGGCAATGGCTGCTCCGATGGAGCCAGTAGTGCCAGCCTGTTTGGCGGCAGCAAGCGTCGCACCATCCCGATCAAGGTGGAGGTATAG
- a CDS encoding c-type cytochrome, producing MKSCVPKGLVTTAIAALLAASGTSPVISATPEEAMTKAGCVACHVKDKKLVGPSFKDIAARYKGQAGAVAVLSKKVREGGKGTFGPVPMSPNPPDKISDADLKAAVEYILAQ from the coding sequence ATGAAATCCTGCGTTCCAAAAGGACTGGTCACGACGGCGATCGCCGCCTTGTTGGCAGCCTCCGGTACGAGCCCCGTGATCAGTGCGACGCCCGAAGAGGCAATGACGAAGGCAGGCTGCGTCGCCTGCCACGTCAAGGACAAGAAACTGGTCGGGCCCTCGTTCAAGGACATCGCTGCACGCTACAAGGGTCAGGCCGGTGCCGTCGCTGTGCTCAGCAAGAAGGTGCGTGAAGGCGGCAAAGGGACCTTCGGACCTGTACCGATGTCCCCCAATCCACCGGACAAGATATCGGATGCTGACCTGAAGGCTGCCGTGGAGTACATCCTCGCGCAATAG
- a CDS encoding Crp/Fnr family transcriptional regulator: MDPALWLARLPLFHDIDPQALARLAESSRVRRFERSDFVFRMGDPCDSFHVVLSGQVKLFVLSPAGHEKVIELVGPGASFAEALMFLGRPCVVHAQCLADCALLSVQRKAVLDEVQADSGFALRMLAGLSRRLHGLVSDVQAYALQNGVQRVIGYLLRDQAMDDERADDAVTVSLPVSKATLASRLSLTPEYFSRVLRELEDAKLIEVDRRDIRIPDVKRLSAYTG, from the coding sequence ATGGACCCTGCGCTTTGGTTGGCGCGGCTACCGCTATTTCACGACATCGATCCACAGGCGCTTGCTCGCCTCGCTGAAAGCAGCCGGGTGCGACGCTTCGAACGAAGTGATTTTGTCTTCCGCATGGGTGATCCGTGCGACAGTTTCCACGTCGTGCTGTCGGGACAGGTAAAGCTCTTTGTGCTGTCGCCGGCTGGGCACGAAAAGGTGATTGAACTGGTTGGTCCGGGCGCGAGTTTCGCGGAAGCATTGATGTTTCTCGGTCGCCCATGCGTCGTCCATGCCCAGTGTCTGGCCGATTGCGCACTGCTTTCAGTACAGCGCAAAGCCGTGCTGGACGAGGTGCAGGCGGACAGTGGCTTCGCGTTGCGCATGCTGGCCGGGTTGTCGCGCCGGCTGCACGGCCTGGTCTCCGACGTGCAGGCTTACGCGCTGCAAAACGGGGTACAGCGGGTAATCGGCTACCTGCTGCGTGATCAGGCCATGGACGATGAGCGTGCGGATGATGCAGTGACCGTGTCCTTGCCAGTCAGCAAGGCTACGCTGGCGTCGCGCCTGTCACTCACGCCAGAGTACTTCTCGCGGGTGTTGCGCGAGCTCGAAGATGCCAAGCTGATTGAAGTGGACCGTCGCGACATTCGGATTCCCGACGTAAAGCGTCTGTCGGCCTATACCGGCTAG
- a CDS encoding TonB-dependent receptor plug domain-containing protein: MRYFRPRLLRRSLVHLAGAAGVLTTGAAFADSSASVETMQLVVVSATRHALPVADAPAATTVLSREQIEMKAADNVLEALRGETGITVFGRTIAGRKALALRGLDPKHTLFLVDGKRISATDGVIGHTDFQLDWVAMPEVERIEVVRGPMASLYGAEALGGVVQIFTRAPSKKFEADVAVDAFSADSDRGGDGHRASARLSSPLTDSLAASLSVTDARRQAISSALDPRLSDLEGRSRFDASGRLLWQVIRGHSIDLEHRVAREERWTNAIEKSGRRRLYESDTDVDRDHSALTWNADWAATGDAAREINSTIRIYRTRLEMTNARTNGVAALRPNALDDRVVEAVLTLRPAAAHAVTAGAEGRQERLTNAGLPGGDAQVNHSSLYLQDEWNLARNATVTTGLRHDSHQHFGNQWSPRLYGVWRLAPEWVLKGGYSHGFKPPTLKQVTPGYQEDEGPYTYVSNPAVRAERNDGFELGAVWDTERAGVQAMLFDNRVRDLIVPRLLGVISGRTTYVFDNIDRAKLLGGEATANVRLGSQWRLSASYQYLDARDGFGQRIEKRPRHTFGAALDWVQGAWRANLRADSTAGQVIATAVPGQLSQAAPSLTYIGASVARDLGKGLRAVASVSNLTNINPAERSALFTWGEAPRTFRISLHARW, from the coding sequence ATGAGATATTTTCGACCCCGACTGCTGCGACGCAGTCTTGTTCATCTTGCAGGCGCAGCGGGCGTTCTCACCACCGGTGCCGCATTCGCCGACTCATCTGCCAGCGTCGAGACGATGCAGTTGGTCGTTGTTTCGGCGACGCGCCATGCGTTGCCCGTTGCTGACGCACCGGCTGCGACAACCGTGCTCTCGCGTGAGCAGATTGAAATGAAGGCGGCCGACAATGTGCTTGAGGCTCTGCGCGGCGAAACAGGCATCACAGTCTTCGGGCGCACCATCGCTGGCCGCAAGGCGCTGGCGCTGCGCGGGCTCGATCCAAAGCACACGCTTTTTCTGGTTGACGGCAAGCGCATCAGTGCGACAGATGGTGTCATCGGACACACGGACTTTCAGCTTGACTGGGTTGCCATGCCGGAAGTCGAGCGGATCGAGGTGGTGCGAGGTCCGATGGCATCTTTGTACGGTGCCGAAGCCCTGGGTGGCGTTGTCCAGATCTTCACGCGGGCGCCATCGAAAAAGTTTGAGGCCGACGTGGCGGTTGACGCGTTCAGCGCCGACAGCGACCGGGGTGGTGACGGACACCGCGCCTCAGCACGCCTGTCGTCTCCATTGACCGACTCGCTCGCTGCGTCGCTGAGCGTCACCGACGCGAGAAGGCAGGCCATTTCCTCCGCGCTTGATCCCCGCCTGTCAGATCTTGAAGGGCGCTCACGCTTCGACGCCTCGGGCCGGCTCCTCTGGCAAGTGATACGTGGTCACAGCATTGACCTTGAACACAGGGTGGCCCGTGAAGAGCGATGGACGAATGCGATCGAGAAGAGCGGTCGGCGGCGCCTGTACGAATCCGATACCGATGTCGACCGCGATCACAGTGCCTTGACATGGAACGCCGACTGGGCTGCGACCGGCGACGCCGCGCGCGAGATCAACTCGACGATCCGCATCTATCGCACCCGTCTCGAAATGACCAATGCGCGTACCAATGGAGTCGCTGCGCTACGGCCCAACGCGCTGGATGATCGTGTGGTTGAGGCCGTACTCACCCTGCGGCCTGCTGCCGCCCATGCCGTGACCGCAGGCGCCGAGGGACGACAGGAGCGACTGACCAACGCCGGGTTACCCGGTGGCGATGCCCAGGTCAACCACAGCTCACTTTACCTGCAGGATGAGTGGAATCTGGCCCGCAACGCAACGGTCACCACTGGGCTGCGCCACGACAGTCACCAGCATTTCGGCAACCAGTGGAGTCCTCGCCTGTACGGCGTATGGCGGCTGGCGCCGGAGTGGGTACTCAAGGGCGGTTACAGTCATGGCTTCAAACCGCCCACGCTCAAACAGGTCACGCCCGGCTATCAGGAGGACGAAGGTCCTTACACCTACGTGTCGAACCCGGCGGTTCGCGCAGAGCGCAACGATGGCTTTGAGCTGGGCGCGGTGTGGGATACCGAACGCGCCGGCGTACAGGCCATGCTGTTTGACAACCGGGTGCGTGATCTGATCGTACCGCGCCTGCTGGGTGTTATCTCCGGCCGCACTACCTACGTTTTCGACAATATCGACCGCGCGAAGTTGTTGGGCGGCGAGGCGACCGCCAACGTACGCCTCGGATCGCAATGGCGACTGTCGGCGAGCTATCAATACCTCGATGCGCGTGACGGCTTTGGCCAGCGGATCGAGAAGCGGCCGCGACACACGTTCGGGGCAGCGCTTGATTGGGTGCAGGGCGCCTGGCGCGCCAATCTGCGCGCCGATTCAACAGCGGGACAGGTAATTGCCACGGCCGTTCCCGGCCAACTGTCGCAGGCGGCGCCCAGCCTCACCTACATCGGAGCCAGCGTTGCGCGCGACCTTGGCAAGGGCCTGAGGGCGGTTGCCTCGGTCAGCAATCTCACCAACATCAATCCAGCGGAGCGTTCGGCGTTGTTCACCTGGGGTGAAGCACCACGAACGTTCCGCATCTCACTGCACGCGCGCTGGTAG
- a CDS encoding carbonic anhydrase: protein MTDELLDRLRRFHDDAFPQYQSHFRELVEDGQHPMTLFIGCSDSRIVPYLLTGAGPGELFLVRNVGAFVPPYDQSQGFHGTAAAIEFAVLNLNVKRIVVCGHTHCGAIRALYGEVPREAQNLALWLELGREAALPVAEPGPEVLRRTEQRAVVLQLERLMDYPMVRQRVEAGSLTLHGWHYVIEDGEIHVFDVQQGGFVPASKSEHAGTGPYLTGEPDQMLDASGIPFA, encoded by the coding sequence GTGACTGACGAGCTGCTCGACCGACTGCGGCGCTTTCACGACGACGCGTTTCCACAGTATCAGTCGCACTTCCGGGAGCTGGTTGAGGACGGTCAGCATCCGATGACCCTGTTCATCGGCTGCTCGGATTCGAGAATCGTCCCCTATCTGCTGACCGGCGCAGGCCCGGGCGAGCTGTTTCTCGTCCGCAATGTCGGTGCCTTTGTACCGCCGTATGACCAGTCGCAAGGATTCCATGGCACGGCAGCCGCAATCGAGTTTGCGGTGCTCAACCTGAATGTGAAGCGCATCGTTGTCTGCGGCCACACGCACTGCGGCGCCATCCGTGCCTTGTACGGCGAGGTGCCACGGGAGGCGCAGAACCTGGCGCTGTGGCTGGAGCTTGGTCGCGAGGCCGCGTTGCCGGTGGCTGAGCCCGGCCCCGAGGTGCTGCGACGAACCGAGCAGCGTGCGGTGGTCCTGCAGCTTGAGCGGTTGATGGACTACCCGATGGTGCGCCAGCGCGTCGAGGCAGGCAGCCTGACACTTCATGGCTGGCACTACGTTATCGAGGACGGCGAGATTCATGTGTTCGACGTTCAGCAGGGTGGGTTCGTGCCGGCGTCAAAGTCCGAACACGCTGGCACAGGACCGTACCTGACAGGGGAACCGGATCAAATGCTGGATGCGAGTGGAATTCCGTTTGCATAG
- the narJ gene encoding nitrate reductase molybdenum cofactor assembly chaperone produces MAATSISKSLRVLAHLLAYPTPELRQHLPELRRALADEGAVRGRRLEELTALVDALDRLPALDAEAAYVELFDRGRATSLHLFEHVHGDSRDRGPAMIDLAKTYEQKGLYLAPGEMPDYLPTVLEFASMQPVDVAREFLAEMTHILQAIFSALSKRQSAYASVLGALIELSGGRAERVDVAADPALDETWEEPLAFGGCSTNGQSRPGAAQPVQLVRNHNPSSTRSSGASA; encoded by the coding sequence ATGGCTGCAACTTCCATCTCAAAAAGTTTGCGGGTGCTCGCGCACTTGCTTGCCTATCCGACGCCGGAGCTGCGCCAGCATCTGCCTGAGCTCCGTCGGGCGCTGGCTGATGAAGGCGCCGTACGCGGTCGTCGCCTTGAAGAATTGACCGCCTTGGTCGACGCGCTTGACCGTCTGCCGGCACTGGACGCCGAAGCGGCCTATGTCGAACTGTTTGATCGTGGACGGGCGACATCACTGCACCTGTTCGAGCACGTGCACGGAGACTCCCGTGATCGTGGGCCGGCAATGATCGACCTGGCAAAGACGTACGAGCAGAAAGGCCTGTACCTGGCACCGGGCGAAATGCCCGATTACCTGCCAACGGTACTCGAGTTCGCATCAATGCAGCCCGTTGACGTCGCGCGCGAGTTTCTCGCCGAGATGACGCACATACTGCAGGCGATCTTCAGTGCGCTGAGTAAACGTCAAAGCGCCTATGCCTCCGTCCTCGGGGCGTTGATCGAATTGTCCGGCGGTCGCGCCGAGCGGGTGGACGTCGCTGCCGATCCAGCGCTTGACGAAACATGGGAAGAGCCGCTTGCCTTCGGCGGTTGCAGTACGAACGGGCAATCCCGTCCCGGAGCGGCACAGCCAGTGCAGCTCGTCAGAAATCACAATCCTTCGTCAACACGTTCTTCGGGAGCATCCGCATGA
- a CDS encoding peptidylprolyl isomerase — protein MVAAFNARASGYVPAPTVGEVASVNGIALHAAGDRPDDDSLRQRACGELLRQEAIRQDLLDAGDVAGDAGAQSEAATSAIEALLDRTLVVPQPDEATCRRYYEQNDNRFRAGERVSLRHILFAVTPGIDVAQLRRRAEAALLDARCRSDDGEDRFPSLARELSNCPSGAEGGVLGWLQAQDCAPEFAREVFDQSEIGVLPRLVHSRFGLHVVEVLARQPGTLLPYESARGAVAQMLQQQSYVTAVRQYLQLLAGSADIRGVDLDAADSPLVQ, from the coding sequence ATGGTGGCGGCATTCAATGCAAGGGCGTCTGGCTACGTACCGGCTCCCACTGTCGGTGAAGTGGCGAGCGTCAATGGCATCGCGCTGCACGCCGCCGGTGATCGCCCTGACGACGACAGTTTGCGGCAACGGGCCTGCGGTGAACTGTTGCGCCAGGAGGCGATCAGGCAGGACCTGCTTGATGCCGGTGACGTCGCTGGCGACGCTGGCGCGCAGTCGGAAGCGGCGACGTCCGCCATCGAAGCGCTTCTCGATCGGACCCTGGTCGTACCGCAGCCGGATGAAGCTACCTGTCGCCGGTACTACGAGCAGAACGACAACCGCTTCCGTGCCGGCGAGCGGGTATCGCTGCGTCACATCCTGTTCGCAGTGACTCCAGGGATTGATGTCGCCCAGTTGCGGCGGCGTGCTGAAGCTGCCTTGCTCGATGCACGGTGCCGGTCCGACGACGGCGAAGACCGATTCCCGTCACTTGCCCGTGAGTTGAGCAACTGTCCGAGTGGTGCAGAAGGCGGCGTGCTTGGCTGGTTGCAGGCGCAGGACTGTGCTCCCGAGTTTGCACGGGAAGTGTTTGATCAGAGTGAAATTGGGGTCTTGCCCCGCCTTGTCCACAGCCGCTTTGGCCTTCACGTCGTCGAGGTGCTGGCCAGACAACCCGGTACGCTACTGCCCTATGAGAGTGCGAGAGGTGCTGTAGCCCAGATGCTGCAGCAACAGAGTTACGTCACGGCCGTACGCCAGTACCTCCAGTTGCTTGCGGGGAGTGCTGACATCCGGGGTGTCGATCTGGATGCGGCGGATTCGCCGCTCGTGCAGTAG
- the narI gene encoding respiratory nitrate reductase subunit gamma, giving the protein MNYLDTLLFGYYPYICLAVFFLGSLIRFDRDQYTWKSDSSQLLRAGQLRLGNNLFHAGVLFLFFGHFFGMLTPHAVYEHFIGAGAKQLMAMVSGGVAGALAFVGLSILLHRRLTDDRIRATSKPSDILISVLLWLQLALGLATIPFSAQHMDGSMMIKLAEWGQRIVTFRSGAAELLVDAGWVFRLHMFLGMTIFLIFPFTRLVHVWSGFASISYVLRPYQLVRSRRIGVGEGQSPASARGNR; this is encoded by the coding sequence ATGAACTACCTCGACACCCTGCTGTTTGGCTACTACCCGTACATCTGTCTGGCGGTCTTCTTTCTCGGCAGCCTGATCCGGTTCGACCGCGACCAATACACGTGGAAGAGCGATTCGTCGCAGTTGCTGCGTGCCGGGCAGTTGCGTCTCGGCAACAACCTGTTTCACGCCGGCGTGCTGTTCCTGTTCTTCGGACACTTTTTCGGCATGCTGACACCACATGCGGTGTACGAGCACTTCATCGGCGCTGGCGCCAAGCAACTGATGGCGATGGTGAGCGGTGGCGTGGCAGGTGCGCTGGCGTTTGTCGGGTTGTCCATATTGCTGCACCGTCGCCTGACCGATGATCGGATTCGCGCCACCTCAAAGCCGAGCGACATCCTGATTTCGGTTCTGCTTTGGCTCCAGCTTGCGCTCGGGCTGGCCACCATTCCGTTCTCCGCGCAGCACATGGATGGCAGCATGATGATAAAGCTGGCGGAGTGGGGGCAGCGGATCGTCACTTTCCGTAGTGGTGCGGCCGAGTTGCTTGTCGATGCGGGCTGGGTGTTTCGCCTGCACATGTTCCTGGGCATGACGATTTTCCTGATCTTCCCGTTTACGCGGCTCGTTCACGTGTGGAGTGGTTTCGCCTCGATCAGCTACGTCTTGCGTCCCTATCAGCTGGTTCGTAGCCGTCGGATCGGCGTCGGTGAAGGTCAATCGCCCGCCTCGGCGCGCGGCAACCGTTGA
- a CDS encoding nitrite reductase, translating into MKRIKSAYLALAVAATLPIAVFAQDKKPVTEAEMKYQAGSSPLATEPMYQATNPKAPPMTQAEFDVARKMYFERCAGCHGVLRKGATGKPLTPDITLGKGTDYLKVFIAYGSPAGMPNWQTSGEMTEKEVDILARYIQHDPPMPPEFGMEQMKQTWKVIIPPDKRPKKKMNNYNIENIFSTTLRDTGEVALIDGDSKKIINIVKTGYAVHISRVSASGRYLFVIGRDAKINMIDLWMEKPDNVAEIRVGLEARSVDTSKYKGYEDKFAIAGSYWPPQYTVMNGDTLEPLKIVSTRGNTVDKQEFHPEPRVASIVASHFRPEFVVNVKETGKTLMVDYSDLNALKTTEIATARFLHDGGWDSTKRYFLVAANQSNKIAVVDAKEDKLVKLVDVSKIPHPGRGANFVHPKFGPVWATSHLGDEAISLIATDPVKHKQYAFKEVAQVKGQGGGSLFIKTHPKSTNLYVDTALNPEAAVSQSVAVFDTKNLDKGFKVLPIAQWAGLKDDGAKRVVQPEYNKAGDEVWFSVWSAKNKESAIVVVDDKTLKLKAVIKDPRLITPTGKFNIYNTVHDVY; encoded by the coding sequence ATGAAACGCATCAAATCCGCATATCTCGCGCTGGCTGTAGCAGCGACATTGCCGATCGCCGTCTTCGCACAGGACAAGAAGCCTGTCACCGAAGCCGAAATGAAGTATCAGGCTGGCTCGTCGCCACTGGCCACCGAGCCGATGTATCAGGCAACCAATCCGAAGGCGCCGCCGATGACACAGGCGGAATTCGACGTCGCGCGCAAGATGTACTTCGAGCGTTGCGCCGGCTGCCACGGTGTGCTGCGTAAAGGCGCTACCGGCAAGCCGCTGACGCCGGACATCACCCTTGGCAAGGGAACGGACTATCTCAAGGTGTTCATTGCCTACGGCTCACCGGCCGGCATGCCGAACTGGCAAACCAGCGGCGAGATGACCGAGAAAGAGGTGGATATCCTCGCCCGCTATATCCAGCACGATCCGCCGATGCCGCCGGAATTTGGCATGGAGCAGATGAAGCAGACGTGGAAGGTCATCATTCCGCCGGACAAGCGCCCCAAGAAGAAGATGAATAACTACAACATCGAGAACATCTTCTCGACGACGTTGCGGGACACCGGTGAAGTCGCGCTCATTGATGGTGACAGCAAGAAGATCATCAACATCGTGAAGACCGGTTACGCGGTCCACATCTCGCGTGTGTCGGCTTCTGGTCGCTACCTGTTCGTGATCGGTCGCGACGCCAAGATCAACATGATTGATCTGTGGATGGAAAAGCCCGACAACGTGGCCGAAATTCGTGTCGGCCTTGAAGCGCGTTCGGTGGATACCAGCAAGTACAAAGGTTACGAGGACAAGTTCGCCATCGCCGGCAGCTACTGGCCTCCACAATACACGGTGATGAACGGCGACACGCTGGAACCGCTCAAGATCGTATCCACCCGTGGCAATACGGTCGACAAGCAGGAGTTCCACCCCGAACCGCGCGTGGCCAGCATCGTGGCCAGCCACTTCCGCCCGGAGTTTGTGGTCAACGTCAAGGAAACCGGCAAGACGCTGATGGTCGACTACTCCGATCTCAACGCACTGAAGACCACCGAGATCGCCACTGCGCGCTTCCTGCACGACGGCGGCTGGGATAGCACCAAGCGCTATTTCCTCGTGGCTGCCAACCAGTCGAACAAGATCGCCGTGGTCGATGCCAAGGAAGACAAGCTGGTCAAGCTGGTGGATGTGAGCAAGATTCCGCATCCGGGCCGTGGCGCCAACTTTGTGCATCCCAAGTTTGGTCCGGTATGGGCAACCAGTCACCTGGGGGACGAAGCGATCTCGCTGATCGCCACCGATCCGGTGAAGCACAAGCAATACGCGTTCAAGGAAGTGGCACAGGTCAAGGGCCAGGGCGGCGGGTCGTTGTTCATCAAGACTCATCCCAAGTCAACCAACCTGTACGTCGATACCGCCCTGAATCCGGAAGCAGCCGTTTCGCAATCCGTGGCAGTGTTCGACACCAAGAATCTCGACAAGGGCTTCAAGGTTCTGCCGATCGCCCAATGGGCCGGACTCAAGGATGACGGCGCCAAACGCGTTGTGCAGCCGGAGTACAACAAGGCTGGCGATGAAGTGTGGTTCTCGGTGTGGTCGGCCAAGAACAAGGAAAGCGCGATTGTCGTGGTTGATGACAAGACGTTGAAGCTCAAGGCCGTGATCAAGGACCCGCGCCTCATCACCCCAACCGGCAAGTTCAACATCTACAACACCGTGCACGACGTGTACTAG